Below is a window of Janthinobacterium lividum DNA.
CCATGTGGTACGGCAAGGGTCCGGGCGTGGACCGCTGCGGCGATGTCTTCAAACACATGAACCATGCGGGAACCTCGAAACTGGGCGGCGTGCTGCTGGTGGCCGGCGACGACCATGGCGCATACTCATCGACCCTGCCGCACCAGTCCGACCATCTGTTCTCCGCCTCGATGATCCCCGTCTTGTATCCATGCAATGTGCAGGAATACCTGGACCTGGGCATCCACGGCTGGGCCATGTCGCGCTTTTCCGGCTGCACGGTGGCCTTCAAGGCACTGGCCGACACGGTCGAATCGTCGGCCTCCATCGATGCCGACCCATTCCGCGTGGAAGTGAAGATTCCGCAAGACTTCATCATGCCCGAAGGCGGCCTGAACGCGCGCCTGTCGAGCATCCCGCTGGGCCAGCAGGCGCGCAACCAGGAAGCGCTGATGCAGGACTACAAGATCTATGCGGCCCTGGCCTATGCGCGCGAAAACAAGCTCAACCACACCACCATCGACAGCCCGAACGCCAAGCTGGGCATCATTGCGTCCGGCAAGTCCTACCTGGACGTGCTGGAGGCGCTGGAAGAGCTGGGCATCGACGAGCAGATGGCGGCCGACGTCGGCATGCGTTTGTTCAAGGTAGCCATGCCGTGGCCGCTGGAACCAGACAGCGTGCGTGAGTTTGCGCAAGGTCTCGATGAAATCCTCGTGGTAGAAGAGAAACGGCAAATCGTCGAATACCAGCTCAAGGAACAGTTGTACAACTGGCGCGACGACGTGCGCCCGCGTGTCATCGGCAAGTTCGACGAAAAAGGCGAATGGGTGGCGCCGCGCGGCGAATGGCTGCTCACCTCGAAGGCGGACTTTTCCGTCTCGCAAGTGGCGCGTGTCATCGCCAGCCGCATCGCGCGCCTGATTTCCGACCCCGTCACCTGCGACCTGATCAAGGCACGATTGAGTTTCCTCGATGCCAAGGATGCGGTCTTGAAAAAGGCCGTCAACACGCCATTCCGCCCCGCCTTTTACTGCTCCGGCTGCCCGCACAACACCTCGACCAAGGTGCCGGACGGCAGCCTGGCGCTGGCCGGTATAGGCTGCCACGTGATGGCCACCTCGATCTACCCGGAAATGAACAAGCTGACCACGCACATGGGCGGCGAAGGCGCGCCGTGGATCGGGCAAGCCGCGTTTTCCGAACTGCCGCACGTGTTCCAGAACCTGGGTGACGGCACGTATTTCCACTCGGGATATCTGGCCATCCGCGCCGCGCAGGCGGCCAAGGTGAACATCACCTACAAGATTCTCTACAACGACGCCGTCGCCATGACGGGCGGCCAGCCCGTGGACGGCTTGATCACCGTGCCCATGATGGCGCAGCAAGTGGCCGCCGAAGGCATCGCCCGCATTGCGCTGGTCACGGAAGATTTATCGCGCTACAGCGACCGCAGCAACCTGCCCGCCCACGTGACCTTGCACGACCGCAAGGACATGGATGCCGTGCAGCGCGAATTGCGCGAAGTGCAAGGCGTATCCGTGCTGATCTACGACCAGACCTGCGCGGCCGAGAAACGCCGGCGCCGCAAGAAAGGCGAGTATCCGGACGTGGCCAAGCGCATGGTCATCAACGACGCCGTCTGCGAAGGCTGTGGCGACTGCGGCGTGCAATCGAACTGCGTGTCGATCTTGCCGAAAGAGACGGAATTTGGCCGCAAGCGCACCATCGACCAATCCTCGTGCAACAAGGATTACTCGTGCGCCAAGGGCTTTTGCCCCAGCTTCGTCACCGTCGAAGGCGGTAGCCTGAAGAAAACGAAAACAGGCGCTGGCAAGCCGGGCGACACGGACAACTTCGGTCCCCTGCCGGAACCCGTCCTGCCCGCCTGCGACGCGCCGTACAACATCCTGATCAACGGTATCGGCGGCACGGGCGTCATCACCGTGGGCGCGCTGATGGGCATGGCAGCCCACCTGGAAGGCAAGGGCGCTTCCGTGCTGGACATGACGGGCATGTCGCAAAAGAACGGTTCCGTCACTTCGCACGTGAAGATCGCCAAGTCGCCTGCCCACATCCGCGCCCAGCGCATCGCCACTGGCGAAGCGGACCTGATTCTAGGATGCGACATGCTGACGGCCGGCGCGCAGGATGCCGTGTCGAAAATGCGTCCGGGCCGCAGCCTGGCCGTCGTCAACCTGCACGAGCAGCCGCCAGGCACGTTTGCGCAGAATGCCGACTGGCAATATCCAACGGCGGAAGTACGCCAGTTGATCGAGGAATCCGTGGGCGGCGCGGACGCGGCCGACTTCATCGACGCGACCAAGCTGGCTACCGCGCTGATGGGCGACTCCATCGCCGCCAATCTGTTCATGCTCGGTTACGCCTGGCAAAAGGGCCGCATCCCGCTGACGGAAGCGGCCTTGCTGCGCGCCATCGAACTCAATGGCGTGGG
It encodes the following:
- a CDS encoding indolepyruvate ferredoxin oxidoreductase family protein gives rise to the protein MSVTTENGSAAFARNAGAAPSTPPDTSRLTTVSLDDKYTATSGAIFLSGIQALVRLPMMQRLRDQAAGLNTAGFISGYRGSPLGGLDENLWKAKKQLEAHHVQFVPGVNEDLAATAVWGSQQVDLIGPAKYDGVFAMWYGKGPGVDRCGDVFKHMNHAGTSKLGGVLLVAGDDHGAYSSTLPHQSDHLFSASMIPVLYPCNVQEYLDLGIHGWAMSRFSGCTVAFKALADTVESSASIDADPFRVEVKIPQDFIMPEGGLNARLSSIPLGQQARNQEALMQDYKIYAALAYARENKLNHTTIDSPNAKLGIIASGKSYLDVLEALEELGIDEQMAADVGMRLFKVAMPWPLEPDSVREFAQGLDEILVVEEKRQIVEYQLKEQLYNWRDDVRPRVIGKFDEKGEWVAPRGEWLLTSKADFSVSQVARVIASRIARLISDPVTCDLIKARLSFLDAKDAVLKKAVNTPFRPAFYCSGCPHNTSTKVPDGSLALAGIGCHVMATSIYPEMNKLTTHMGGEGAPWIGQAAFSELPHVFQNLGDGTYFHSGYLAIRAAQAAKVNITYKILYNDAVAMTGGQPVDGLITVPMMAQQVAAEGIARIALVTEDLSRYSDRSNLPAHVTLHDRKDMDAVQRELREVQGVSVLIYDQTCAAEKRRRRKKGEYPDVAKRMVINDAVCEGCGDCGVQSNCVSILPKETEFGRKRTIDQSSCNKDYSCAKGFCPSFVTVEGGSLKKTKTGAGKPGDTDNFGPLPEPVLPACDAPYNILINGIGGTGVITVGALMGMAAHLEGKGASVLDMTGMSQKNGSVTSHVKIAKSPAHIRAQRIATGEADLILGCDMLTAGAQDAVSKMRPGRSLAVVNLHEQPPGTFAQNADWQYPTAEVRQLIEESVGGADAADFIDATKLATALMGDSIAANLFMLGYAWQKGRIPLTEAALLRAIELNGVGIESNKKSFLWGRRAAVDVRKVTQIATPSQAIIVQMPQSLDSVIKKRVEFLTAYQNAAYADGYLTLVKQVRDRENTLGLGQKLSTAVAKSYFKLLAYKDEYEVARLYTDGRFVEQLQQQFEGNFSVKFNLAPPLFAKKDAKGHLVKAEFGSWMWRAFKLLAKAKGLRGGTFDIFGYTAERKMERALIVEYRELLAGLLVNLTAENLATCVELASLPEKIRGFGHVKEAAVDTYRKDKARLLAVLADGSKHAA